One window of the Mycobacterium sp. SVM_VP21 genome contains the following:
- a CDS encoding Na+/H+ antiporter subunit E — MRALALRIFAVSALATVWVLLWGRFTIPNILTGIVVAIVIMVLLPMPPVPVQGRVHLVPLVKLLGLFTWYLMESSIQLMWLAVRPGPPPLTGVLRVPLTIKSDLVLVLAANITTLIPGSMVLEIDQVRRILYCHVIDVGSAPAVERFFQQVAQVERLLIAAFERDDEWLPTGVDA; from the coding sequence ATGAGGGCCCTCGCGCTGAGGATCTTCGCGGTGTCGGCGCTGGCCACCGTGTGGGTGCTGTTGTGGGGCCGCTTCACGATCCCCAACATCCTCACGGGGATCGTGGTCGCGATCGTGATCATGGTCTTGCTGCCGATGCCGCCCGTGCCGGTGCAGGGCCGGGTGCATCTGGTGCCGCTGGTGAAGCTGTTGGGGCTGTTCACCTGGTACCTGATGGAGTCCAGCATTCAGTTGATGTGGCTGGCGGTCCGACCCGGACCGCCGCCGCTCACCGGGGTGCTACGGGTGCCGCTGACCATCAAATCCGACCTGGTTTTGGTGCTGGCCGCCAACATCACCACGTTGATTCCCGGATCGATGGTGCTGGAGATCGATCAGGTGCGCCGGATTCTGTATTGCCATGTGATCGATGTCGGGTCTGCGCCAGCGGTCGAACGTTTCTTTCAGCAGGTCGCGCAGGTGGAGCGACTGTTGATCGCCGCGTTCGAGCGTGACGACGAGTGGCTGCCGACGGGAGTAGACGCATGA
- a CDS encoding monovalent cation/H+ antiporter complex subunit F, which yields MNVIWGTAGVLLGFAAVITMYRLLAGPSTLDRLVALDTLAAMTMCGIGIWAAVSRDTTVTYSLAALALVGFIGSVSVARFRVPDDAPDLGRQP from the coding sequence ATGAACGTGATCTGGGGAACGGCGGGTGTGCTGTTGGGCTTCGCCGCCGTCATCACCATGTATCGGCTGCTGGCCGGACCCAGCACCTTGGACCGGCTGGTGGCGCTGGACACGCTGGCTGCGATGACCATGTGCGGTATCGGTATCTGGGCTGCGGTCAGCCGGGACACCACCGTGACCTACAGCCTTGCGGCACTGGCGCTGGTCGGCTTCATCGGGTCGGTGAGCGTGGCACGCTTCCGGGTGCCCGACGACGCACCCGATCTGGGGAGGCAACCGTGA
- a CDS encoding Na+/H+ antiporter subunit A: MLAILLAHVVGTAAAPALVRRWGRAAFYPLGSIPLVSLGWVVANWPAGPADDHRVTVPWVPGLSMDIALRFDSLSAIMCVLALGIGALVLFYCASYFRPVGAHETDPRLPSFAAKMVGFAGAMFGLMVADNALVLYVFWEMTTVLSFLLIGHYAERAVNRRAAIQALLVTTAGGLAMLVGIIMLGNAAGTYLLSELVAHPPSGTVVTVGVLLILVGALSKSAIVPLHFWLPGAMAAPTPVSAYLHAAAMVKAGIYLVARLAPGFADSPGWRPTLLILGLATALLAGWRAVREYDLKLLLAYSTVSQLGLMIVLVGAGTGDLMLAGLTAMCAHAAAKATLFMVVGIIDHATGTRDLRELAGLGRRCPGLFVIAAAAAASMAGVPPFVGFIAKETIFGAEAQSPVLGSAGPYVLAAGVVASMFTVIYSVRFVWGGFAGKGRSAPSPAVAGLHRPDAAFLAPPAVLAAISLALGLCALTLDTVLRNYADNMPGGTGYHLALWHGVGLPVLLSALVLVVGASVFAARGPLRLSRLRRLPMGKADRIYDDALRLLDVAAVRLTSFTQRGSLPVNQGVIFATLVVLPLTALALGARNHVELHLWDTPLQLTVAVLVVAGGIGATMARNRLSAVLMVGVTGYGCAAAFAFHGAPDLALTQLLVETVTLVIFVLVLRTLPAEAERPTMALNRLPRIVLAAAAGISVAVLAAFAMAARARDGVAEALPEAAYVRGHGANTVNVILVDIRAWDTLGEISVLLVAATGVASMVFRNRRFGRAPRIADAGTPRKTAGITTPYSPAIGSTTWLRGSAYHDPNERSLVLEVATRIIFPLIMVVSIYFLFAGHNYPGGGFAGGLAAGLGLALRYLAGGRYELGETLPLDSSKILGVGLALVGGTALGSLFLGAPVLSSAVLHFTLPVLGHVNVVTSLFFDLGVYLVVVGMVLDVLRSLGVRLDQELESQSAGRPMAGVS, from the coding sequence ATGCTGGCGATACTGCTTGCCCATGTTGTTGGCACAGCTGCCGCACCAGCGTTGGTGCGCAGGTGGGGCAGGGCGGCTTTCTATCCGCTGGGATCCATCCCGCTGGTATCGCTGGGCTGGGTGGTGGCGAACTGGCCGGCCGGTCCGGCCGACGACCACCGCGTCACGGTGCCGTGGGTGCCCGGACTGTCGATGGACATCGCGCTGCGATTCGATTCGCTGAGCGCAATCATGTGCGTGCTGGCCTTAGGGATCGGCGCACTGGTCTTGTTCTACTGCGCCTCATACTTCCGGCCGGTCGGGGCGCACGAAACCGATCCGCGGCTGCCCAGCTTCGCCGCGAAGATGGTCGGTTTCGCCGGAGCGATGTTCGGGCTGATGGTCGCCGACAACGCGTTGGTGCTCTACGTGTTCTGGGAAATGACGACGGTGCTGTCGTTCCTGCTGATCGGTCACTACGCCGAACGCGCCGTCAATCGCCGCGCCGCCATCCAGGCCTTGCTGGTGACCACTGCCGGCGGGCTGGCCATGCTGGTCGGCATCATCATGCTGGGCAACGCCGCCGGCACGTACCTGCTTTCCGAGTTGGTGGCTCATCCCCCGTCGGGGACGGTCGTCACCGTTGGGGTGCTGCTGATCCTGGTCGGCGCGCTCAGCAAGTCGGCGATCGTGCCGCTGCACTTCTGGCTGCCCGGCGCCATGGCGGCACCGACACCGGTCAGCGCCTATCTGCACGCCGCGGCGATGGTCAAGGCCGGTATCTATCTGGTGGCGAGGTTGGCTCCGGGGTTCGCCGATTCGCCCGGATGGCGGCCCACGCTGCTGATTCTCGGTCTGGCCACCGCGCTGTTGGCGGGATGGCGGGCTGTGCGCGAGTACGACCTCAAGCTGCTGCTGGCCTACAGCACCGTCAGTCAGCTGGGTCTGATGATCGTGTTGGTCGGAGCCGGCACCGGTGACCTCATGCTGGCCGGGTTGACCGCCATGTGCGCGCACGCGGCGGCCAAGGCCACGCTGTTCATGGTGGTTGGGATCATCGACCATGCCACCGGCACCCGCGATCTGCGTGAACTGGCCGGACTCGGACGCCGTTGCCCGGGGCTGTTTGTGATCGCCGCCGCGGCCGCCGCCAGTATGGCCGGAGTGCCGCCGTTCGTGGGCTTCATCGCCAAGGAGACCATCTTCGGGGCCGAGGCCCAGTCCCCGGTCCTGGGTTCGGCCGGTCCGTACGTGCTGGCCGCCGGCGTGGTCGCCTCGATGTTCACCGTGATCTACAGCGTGCGGTTCGTGTGGGGCGGCTTCGCCGGCAAGGGCCGGTCCGCACCGAGTCCGGCCGTGGCGGGCCTGCACCGACCCGACGCGGCGTTCCTGGCGCCGCCGGCGGTGCTGGCCGCCATCAGCCTGGCCCTGGGATTGTGTGCGCTCACCCTCGATACCGTGTTGCGCAATTACGCCGACAACATGCCCGGTGGAACCGGCTATCACCTGGCGCTGTGGCACGGTGTCGGGCTGCCGGTGTTGCTGTCGGCGCTGGTCCTGGTGGTCGGCGCGAGTGTGTTCGCCGCCCGCGGCCCGCTGCGTCTGTCCCGGCTGCGCCGGCTGCCGATGGGCAAGGCCGACCGCATCTATGACGACGCGCTGCGGCTGCTCGATGTGGCAGCGGTGCGGCTGACCAGCTTCACCCAGCGCGGCTCTCTGCCGGTCAACCAGGGGGTGATCTTCGCGACGCTGGTGGTGCTCCCGCTGACGGCGCTGGCATTGGGCGCGCGCAACCACGTCGAACTGCATCTGTGGGATACCCCGCTGCAGTTGACCGTCGCGGTGCTGGTGGTTGCCGGAGGGATCGGCGCCACCATGGCTCGCAACCGGCTGTCCGCGGTGTTGATGGTCGGGGTGACCGGTTACGGGTGCGCGGCGGCATTCGCCTTCCATGGTGCGCCCGACCTGGCCCTGACCCAGCTGCTGGTCGAGACTGTGACCCTGGTGATCTTCGTGCTTGTGTTGCGCACGCTGCCGGCGGAGGCCGAGCGACCCACCATGGCGCTGAACCGGCTGCCGCGCATAGTGCTGGCCGCCGCGGCAGGCATCAGCGTCGCCGTGCTGGCGGCCTTCGCGATGGCGGCGCGCGCCCGCGACGGCGTGGCCGAGGCGTTGCCCGAGGCGGCCTACGTCCGCGGTCACGGCGCCAACACCGTCAACGTGATATTGGTCGATATCCGGGCCTGGGACACCCTCGGTGAGATCTCGGTGCTGCTGGTTGCCGCGACCGGTGTGGCCTCGATGGTGTTCCGCAACCGCCGATTCGGCCGAGCCCCACGGATCGCCGACGCCGGCACCCCGCGCAAGACCGCGGGCATCACCACCCCCTACAGCCCGGCGATCGGGTCCACCACCTGGCTGCGGGGCAGCGCCTACCACGATCCCAACGAGCGGTCGCTGGTGCTGGAGGTCGCAACCCGGATCATCTTCCCGCTGATCATGGTGGTATCGATCTACTTCCTGTTCGCCGGGCACAACTATCCCGGCGGTGGCTTCGCCGGCGGGCTTGCCGCCGGGCTGGGGCTGGCGTTGCGTTATCTGGCCGGCGGACGCTACGAGCTCGGCGAGACGCTGCCCCTGGACTCCAGCAAGATCCTGGGCGTCGGGCTGGCCCTGGTCGGAGGCACGGCGCTGGGGTCGTTGTTCCTGGGGGCGCCGGTGCTGTCCTCGGCGGTGCTGCACTTCACGCTTCCGGTGCTGGGCCACGTCAATGTGGTGACGTCGTTGTTCTTCGATCTGGGCGTGTACCTGGTGGTGGTCGGCATGGTGCTCGATGTGCTGCGCAGCCTGGGCGTGCGATTGGACCAGGAGCTTGAATCGCAGTCCGCTGGCCGACCGATGGCAGGAGTGTCATGA
- a CDS encoding histidine kinase has translation MSRWTGLVDRFRRRANAPARGLFRRVVLINGLVFTFGTLVLAMSPATVSGPVRLAEIPVLVIGLAVVVGANALLLRSSLAPLDRLAASMRRVDLLRHTDRVDDTGDGDLHHLMASFNAMLDRLETERASSSALVLVAQENERQRIARELHDEIGQTLTVALLTLKRAVDAAPEEIRGDLADAQEIVRASLDEVRDIARRLRPDALEDLGLQSALQALCNQFTQASGIDVVKDIGPQAERLNPNVELVCYRIVQESLTNIARHSGAHKVWLDLHVDTTGELTLRISDDGTGGLDVEGAGITGMRERALLVHGTLTITSSAEQGTEIRLVVPARPGAGRS, from the coding sequence ATGAGCCGTTGGACTGGGCTCGTCGACCGATTTCGGCGGCGGGCGAACGCGCCCGCGCGGGGGTTGTTTCGGCGCGTCGTCCTGATCAACGGTTTGGTCTTCACCTTCGGCACCCTGGTGCTGGCCATGTCGCCGGCCACTGTTTCGGGCCCCGTCCGATTGGCCGAGATCCCGGTACTGGTGATCGGGTTGGCAGTCGTGGTTGGGGCCAATGCTCTGCTGTTGCGGTCCAGCCTGGCTCCGCTGGACCGGCTCGCCGCGTCTATGCGGCGGGTTGACCTGCTCCGGCACACCGACCGGGTGGACGATACGGGCGACGGTGATCTGCACCACCTGATGGCGTCGTTCAACGCCATGTTGGACAGGCTGGAAACCGAACGCGCTTCCTCGAGTGCCTTGGTGCTCGTCGCGCAGGAGAACGAGCGGCAGCGGATCGCCAGAGAGTTGCACGATGAGATCGGCCAGACCCTCACCGTCGCCCTACTCACCCTCAAACGGGCCGTCGACGCCGCGCCGGAAGAAATACGCGGGGATCTCGCGGATGCGCAGGAAATCGTGCGGGCCAGTCTCGACGAAGTGCGGGACATTGCGCGACGGCTGCGCCCGGACGCGTTGGAGGACCTCGGCCTGCAGAGTGCCCTGCAGGCACTGTGCAACCAGTTCACCCAGGCGAGCGGCATCGATGTCGTCAAAGACATTGGCCCGCAGGCGGAACGACTGAATCCCAACGTGGAGTTGGTGTGCTATCGCATCGTGCAGGAGAGCTTGACCAATATCGCCCGGCACTCCGGTGCACACAAGGTGTGGCTGGACTTGCATGTCGATACAACGGGGGAGCTGACCCTGCGGATCTCCGATGACGGTACCGGCGGGCTCGACGTCGAAGGTGCGGGAATCACTGGAATGCGTGAGCGCGCACTGCTGGTGCACGGCACCCTAACCATCACCTCCTCAGCCGAGCAGGGCACCGAAATCCGGCTGGTGGTGCCGGCCCGACCGGGGGCCGGACGGTCATGA
- a CDS encoding LuxR C-terminal-related transcriptional regulator gives MVRRSRPSSQVGRHLPVQFTSFVGRADVMGELTTLVSQRRLVTVCGAGGVGKTRLAIEVAAATSQRFPDGVRYLDLAPISDPAVVPTTLTRVLEVSDLPGHSSLETVVRWIGDSRMLMVIDNCEHLIGVCVSTAVALLSSCPGLSILATSREPIGVAGELTWRLDPLPMDDEAIALFVDRARLARPGFTPDEVVVGEICRRLDGMPLAIELAAARLRAMSLPELAGSLRDRFDLLVGGARSATQRHRTLRASLDWSHALLTDAERIVIRRLAVFAGGFDATAAAAVADDGAGGSTMELFSLVDKSLVATEERDGRTRYRLLETVRQYAMDKLDASGECDVIRERHRRYFAALAAKLDQPTRAGDQRFIDQVEAEIDNLRTAFAWSRQVDAAAALRLCSQLQPLWLGRGHTREGLVWFESTADQVATCRDTTAVVRALSDRAMIDVWMGGVDLASSLTGAQKALALARDSGDPALLVRALTACGSLLGYNAAEARPSLDEAMEIARATGDRWRLSQILYWRAAGAFVAGDPTAGLAAAEEGLAVADAIGDRFVARLSGVWLGFALLWRGHVDDAIAQFQSLVTEVDWGGDLAARAIGLLSLGQALAYRGDLESAGEVLAQAVTAAAEFGGSYEGFSRAAVAYAALAAGDVAAAEPAAEAAWQLLRAQPDIAAMYGHLMAQVALACGDIAAAQELADAAVNSAMGWHRSVAFTARARVALARGEYRSAESDAQSALAGAIGTRAYLCVADALECLAASAAAFGDGLTAARLIGAAESAREETGETRFRAFQCSYEGLLTGLREAMGEEELASARAAGAKLSIEESIAYAQRGRGERKRPSSGWAALTPAEREVVRLVSRGLSNGEIATKLFVSTRTVQTHLTHVYAKLGLKSRIQIAHEAGRYV, from the coding sequence ATGGTGCGGCGCTCACGTCCCTCCTCGCAGGTTGGGCGACACCTGCCGGTGCAGTTCACCAGCTTTGTGGGCCGCGCCGATGTCATGGGTGAGCTGACGACGTTGGTATCGCAGCGGCGGCTTGTGACGGTGTGCGGTGCAGGAGGAGTCGGCAAGACCAGGCTGGCGATCGAAGTCGCTGCGGCGACGAGCCAGCGCTTTCCGGATGGTGTCCGTTACCTGGACCTGGCGCCGATCAGCGACCCTGCTGTGGTTCCGACGACATTGACCCGGGTGCTGGAGGTATCGGATCTGCCGGGGCATTCGTCGTTGGAAACGGTGGTGCGCTGGATCGGCGACAGCCGGATGCTGATGGTGATCGACAACTGCGAGCACCTCATCGGCGTGTGCGTGTCGACTGCGGTGGCGTTGCTGAGTTCCTGCCCCGGACTGAGCATCTTGGCTACGAGCCGTGAACCGATCGGGGTGGCGGGCGAGCTCACCTGGCGACTTGACCCCCTGCCCATGGACGACGAAGCGATTGCGCTGTTCGTGGATCGGGCACGGTTGGCGAGACCGGGATTCACCCCCGACGAGGTCGTGGTCGGTGAAATCTGCCGTCGGCTCGACGGTATGCCGCTGGCGATCGAGCTCGCTGCGGCGCGGCTGCGCGCGATGTCGTTGCCCGAGCTGGCCGGCAGCCTGCGGGACCGTTTCGACCTGCTTGTAGGCGGCGCGCGTTCGGCAACGCAGCGTCACCGGACCTTGCGTGCATCCCTTGATTGGTCGCACGCGCTGCTGACGGATGCCGAACGGATCGTCATTCGTCGCCTGGCGGTCTTCGCCGGGGGATTCGATGCCACCGCGGCAGCGGCCGTGGCCGATGACGGCGCCGGCGGCAGCACTATGGAGTTGTTCAGCCTCGTTGACAAGTCACTGGTCGCCACCGAAGAGCGAGACGGCCGTACTCGCTATCGGTTGTTGGAGACGGTGCGCCAGTACGCGATGGACAAGCTCGACGCGAGCGGTGAGTGCGACGTCATCCGCGAGCGGCATCGCAGGTACTTCGCGGCGCTTGCCGCCAAACTCGACCAGCCTACTCGTGCCGGCGACCAACGATTCATAGATCAGGTGGAAGCCGAGATCGACAATCTACGAACCGCTTTCGCGTGGTCTCGTCAGGTCGATGCCGCCGCCGCGCTGCGGCTCTGCTCACAGCTGCAACCGTTGTGGCTGGGTCGTGGTCACACGCGCGAGGGGCTGGTGTGGTTCGAATCGACAGCGGACCAGGTCGCGACCTGCCGTGACACCACGGCTGTGGTTCGAGCGTTGAGCGACCGGGCGATGATCGACGTGTGGATGGGCGGAGTCGATCTGGCGAGCAGTCTGACGGGCGCGCAGAAAGCGCTTGCGTTGGCGCGGGATTCGGGCGATCCGGCATTGCTGGTACGCGCGCTGACCGCCTGCGGCTCACTGCTGGGTTACAACGCGGCGGAGGCGCGACCGTCTCTTGATGAGGCGATGGAAATCGCTCGTGCGACCGGGGATCGGTGGCGGTTGAGTCAAATTCTGTACTGGCGTGCGGCCGGCGCTTTTGTTGCTGGAGACCCGACAGCGGGCCTGGCCGCGGCCGAAGAAGGCCTCGCCGTTGCCGATGCGATCGGGGACCGTTTTGTCGCCCGATTGTCCGGTGTGTGGCTGGGTTTCGCATTGCTGTGGCGGGGCCACGTGGACGACGCCATCGCACAATTTCAATCGTTGGTCACCGAAGTGGACTGGGGTGGGGACCTGGCGGCGCGAGCGATCGGGCTGCTGAGTTTGGGGCAGGCTCTGGCCTATCGTGGCGATCTGGAGTCGGCCGGGGAGGTCCTTGCCCAGGCGGTTACGGCTGCCGCTGAGTTCGGCGGCAGCTACGAGGGGTTCAGCAGGGCGGCGGTTGCCTATGCGGCGCTGGCGGCGGGCGATGTCGCCGCGGCGGAGCCGGCAGCCGAGGCGGCCTGGCAGCTGCTGCGGGCTCAGCCGGATATCGCGGCGATGTACGGCCACCTTATGGCGCAGGTGGCGCTGGCGTGCGGTGATATCGCGGCCGCCCAGGAACTCGCCGATGCCGCCGTGAACTCGGCGATGGGATGGCACCGGTCGGTCGCGTTCACGGCGCGTGCGCGGGTCGCTCTGGCGCGCGGCGAATACCGCAGTGCCGAGAGTGACGCTCAGTCCGCACTGGCGGGTGCGATCGGTACGCGGGCGTATTTGTGTGTGGCGGATGCGCTGGAGTGCCTTGCCGCGTCAGCCGCTGCATTCGGGGACGGTCTGACGGCGGCGCGGTTGATCGGAGCTGCCGAGTCTGCGCGCGAGGAGACCGGGGAAACGCGGTTTCGGGCCTTCCAGTGCAGTTACGAAGGATTGCTAACGGGGCTTCGGGAAGCCATGGGGGAGGAGGAGTTGGCGTCGGCACGCGCAGCCGGCGCGAAGTTGTCGATCGAGGAGTCGATAGCCTACGCGCAGCGAGGCCGCGGGGAACGAAAGCGCCCCTCGAGCGGTTGGGCGGCCCTGACGCCGGCCGAGCGCGAGGTTGTCCGGCTGGTGAGTCGGGGACTGTCCAACGGTGAGATCGCCACAAAGCTGTTCGTCTCCACCAGGACGGTCCAGACCCATCTGACGCACGTGTACGCGAAGTTGGGTTTGAAGTCGCGGATACAGATCGCACACGAAGCAGGGCGGTACGTCTGA
- a CDS encoding Na(+)/H(+) antiporter subunit C, whose product MTAHLVPLLMAAGLTSCGVYMLLERSLTRMLLGLMMIGNAINLLIIDVGGPDGNPPILWASSGKETDADPLAQAMVLTSIVITMGVGAFVLALTYRSYNLTTTDDIGDDQEATRVSQLTDEEVIAAEPDQGVPVAAGDLDAVPGSEVSR is encoded by the coding sequence ATGACCGCGCATCTGGTTCCGTTGCTGATGGCCGCCGGGCTCACTTCGTGCGGGGTCTACATGCTGCTCGAGCGCAGTCTGACCCGAATGTTGTTGGGCCTGATGATGATCGGTAATGCCATCAATCTGCTGATCATCGATGTCGGCGGACCAGACGGGAATCCGCCGATCCTTTGGGCCAGCTCCGGTAAGGAAACCGACGCCGACCCACTGGCTCAGGCCATGGTGTTGACCTCCATCGTCATCACCATGGGCGTGGGCGCGTTCGTGCTGGCCCTGACCTACCGCTCCTACAACCTGACGACCACCGACGACATCGGTGACGACCAGGAAGCGACCCGCGTCTCGCAGCTGACCGACGAAGAGGTCATCGCCGCCGAACCGGACCAGGGTGTGCCGGTGGCAGCCGGTGACCTCGACGCCGTTCCCGGAAGCGAGGTGTCACGGTGA
- a CDS encoding response regulator transcription factor — protein sequence MPTQPARILLADDHALMRSGLRMILDAEPDLSVVAEAADGAEALAALQETPVDLAILDIAMPRMTGLQAAREINRNHPHVRVLMLSMHDNEQYFFEALKAGASGYVLKSVADRDLLEACRATIRGEPFLYAGAVTALIRDYLHRARHGNTLPETILTPREEEVLKLIAEGFSAREIAKTLGISAKTVDRHRTNTLQKLGLRDRLALTRYAIRTGLIEP from the coding sequence ATGCCGACGCAACCGGCACGCATCCTGCTGGCCGACGATCACGCCCTGATGCGCAGTGGGCTGCGGATGATTCTGGACGCCGAGCCCGACCTGTCTGTGGTTGCGGAGGCTGCAGACGGTGCCGAGGCGCTCGCAGCGTTGCAGGAAACCCCTGTCGATCTGGCCATTTTGGACATCGCAATGCCGCGGATGACCGGCTTGCAGGCCGCCCGCGAGATCAACCGCAACCATCCCCACGTGCGGGTACTGATGTTGTCGATGCACGACAACGAGCAGTACTTCTTCGAGGCCCTCAAGGCCGGTGCCTCGGGCTACGTCTTGAAATCGGTCGCCGACCGCGACCTGCTCGAAGCGTGCCGGGCGACGATTCGCGGTGAGCCGTTTCTGTACGCCGGGGCGGTGACCGCGCTGATTCGGGACTACCTGCATCGGGCGAGGCACGGCAATACGTTGCCGGAGACCATCCTCACGCCGCGCGAGGAGGAAGTCCTCAAGTTGATCGCCGAGGGCTTTTCGGCACGCGAGATCGCCAAGACTCTCGGCATCAGCGCCAAGACAGTCGATCGCCACCGAACCAACACCCTGCAGAAATTGGGTCTGCGCGACCGCCTGGCGCTCACCCGGTATGCGATCAGGACCGGTTTGATCGAGCCGTAA
- a CDS encoding SHOCT domain-containing protein, which produces MGEAFPLGTLSTPISWAEVAPEIRHASFSTPLGAAPATSPAGLGTAFGQMALAGMGGSALAGAMNQRRSESGKTVAAPASVGSGKPSSDSAEQTAVAAAHSPLTSVVELAAGIRELGELHDAGYLTGEEFAAQKRRLLSR; this is translated from the coding sequence ATGGGCGAGGCGTTCCCGCTCGGGACCCTTTCGACACCCATCAGTTGGGCCGAGGTCGCCCCCGAGATCCGCCATGCCAGTTTCTCGACGCCGCTCGGCGCCGCCCCAGCCACGTCGCCCGCTGGACTGGGCACGGCATTCGGCCAGATGGCCCTGGCCGGTATGGGCGGCAGTGCCTTGGCCGGCGCCATGAACCAGCGCCGCTCGGAGTCCGGGAAGACTGTCGCAGCTCCGGCGTCCGTAGGATCGGGCAAGCCGTCGTCGGATTCGGCAGAACAAACAGCGGTGGCGGCGGCGCACTCTCCGCTGACCTCGGTGGTGGAGTTGGCGGCCGGGATCCGCGAACTCGGCGAACTGCATGACGCCGGATATCTGACCGGCGAGGAGTTCGCCGCACAAAAGCGTCGACTGCTGTCCCGGTAA
- a CDS encoding Na+/H+ antiporter subunit D: MPLPVLLPTLGAALTLIVGRRPRLQRPITIGVLCAVAAVSAALLYLTDRNGTLVLHVGGWGPTEQKMGPLGISMVVDRLSALMLVVSAVVLLAVMVYAIGQGVRDGDDRQPVSIFLPTYLTLATGVSLAFLAGDLFNLFVGFEMLLSASFVLLTIGASAERIRAGIGYVMVSMASSLVFLFGIALVYASTGTLNLAELATRTGALPGGTRSAVFAVLLVAFGIKAAVFPLSAWLPDAYPTAPAPITAVFAGILTKVGVYAIIRAHSLLFPDGGLDSVLLVAALLTMLIGIFGAIAQSDIKRVLSFTLVSHIGFMMFGVALSSQLGMSGAIFYVMHHIIVMTTLFLAAGLIERQGGASSLHRLGGLIANPLLAFVFLIPAFNLGGIPPFSGFIGKTAVLQAGVGDGSVLAWCLVGGAVVTSLLTLYVLARVWTMAFWRRRVDAPEGELVLAAPPVLLDDVGDIAYNDRDDVGKMPTWMVVPTLALIALGLSLSVLAGPIFAYTERAAAEVLDRGEYISTVLSVGTP; this comes from the coding sequence ATGCCGCTGCCGGTGCTGCTGCCCACGCTGGGCGCGGCGCTGACGCTGATCGTCGGCCGCCGTCCCCGGCTACAGCGGCCAATCACCATCGGTGTGCTGTGCGCGGTGGCCGCGGTCAGCGCGGCCCTGCTGTATCTGACCGACCGCAACGGCACGCTGGTACTGCATGTCGGAGGGTGGGGGCCAACCGAGCAGAAGATGGGGCCGCTCGGCATCAGCATGGTTGTCGATCGGTTGTCGGCGCTGATGTTGGTGGTGTCGGCGGTCGTGCTGCTGGCGGTCATGGTCTACGCCATCGGGCAAGGCGTGCGCGACGGTGACGACCGCCAGCCGGTATCGATCTTCCTGCCCACCTATCTGACCCTGGCCACCGGCGTCTCCCTGGCGTTTCTGGCCGGCGACCTGTTCAACCTGTTCGTCGGATTCGAGATGCTGCTGTCGGCGAGCTTCGTGCTGCTGACCATCGGTGCCAGTGCCGAACGCATTCGCGCCGGTATCGGCTACGTGATGGTCTCGATGGCCTCGTCGTTGGTCTTTCTGTTCGGCATCGCCCTGGTTTATGCCTCCACCGGAACGCTGAACCTCGCCGAGCTGGCGACGCGGACCGGCGCCCTGCCGGGCGGCACCCGAAGCGCGGTGTTCGCGGTGTTGTTGGTGGCGTTCGGCATCAAGGCCGCGGTGTTCCCACTGTCGGCATGGCTTCCCGACGCCTATCCCACCGCGCCCGCCCCGATCACCGCGGTGTTCGCCGGGATTCTGACCAAAGTCGGTGTGTACGCGATCATCCGGGCGCACTCCCTGCTGTTCCCCGACGGCGGCCTGGACTCGGTGCTGCTGGTCGCGGCGCTGTTGACCATGTTGATCGGGATCTTCGGTGCCATCGCGCAAAGTGACATCAAGCGGGTGTTGTCCTTCACGCTGGTCAGCCACATCGGCTTCATGATGTTCGGGGTCGCATTGTCGAGCCAGCTGGGCATGTCCGGCGCGATCTTCTACGTGATGCACCACATCATCGTGATGACCACGCTGTTCCTGGCGGCCGGACTGATCGAACGCCAAGGCGGCGCCTCGTCGCTGCACCGACTGGGCGGTCTGATCGCTAATCCGTTGTTGGCCTTTGTGTTCCTGATTCCGGCGTTCAATCTCGGTGGTATACCGCCGTTTTCGGGCTTCATCGGCAAGACCGCCGTGCTGCAGGCCGGTGTGGGTGACGGGTCGGTGCTGGCCTGGTGCCTGGTGGGCGGCGCGGTGGTGACGAGTCTGCTGACCCTGTATGTGCTGGCACGGGTGTGGACCATGGCGTTTTGGCGCCGCCGCGTCGACGCCCCCGAGGGAGAGCTGGTGCTTGCCGCTCCGCCGGTGCTGCTTGACGACGTCGGCGACATTGCCTACAACGACCGTGATGACGTCGGAAAGATGCCGACGTGGATGGTGGTCCCGACGCTCGCGCTGATCGCCCTGGGCCTGTCGCTGAGCGTCCTGGCCGGCCCGATTTTCGCCTACACCGAGCGGGCGGCGGCCGAGGTTCTGGACCGGGGCGAATACATCTCGACTGTGCTGTCGGTGGGTACACCATGA